In Candidatus Neomarinimicrobiota bacterium, a genomic segment contains:
- a CDS encoding long-chain fatty acid--CoA ligase — translation MDYELDYLETMPTLFHDAVSRHGSMDLYVRKTDDGYDSITYNEMRDQVEIIGMGLHSLGYSAGNKVAILSENKPEWIMTDYACAHFGIVSVPVYPTLLPEQVSYILNDSEASLVFVSNEVQAKKIIQIKEKLPYLQKMVIYANGHALDEEWIIDYADFCEQGISLRNKVDFSLEDEGAKRTKDELWTIIYTSGTTGTPKGVMLSQFNAASNAQASQATLQFESGRKWLSFLPYSHSLERIAAHFSFFIGSTILVIEGIETVLEDLKKFKPNYFVSVPRLYEKVHNGVLQKIHAGSFIKQKIFNWATNVGSEVSTDYLQRGKEPSGWLATKYGIAQKLVFSKITELFGGEAIMTISGGAPLSKEIGEFFAAAGLLIIEGFGLTEMSPVTNANRTDFVKFGTVGPTIPDVQMRIAEDGEVLFKGPNQMLGYFKNPEATKEVIDDEGWLHTGDIGEIDDDGYLAITDRKKNLIVTSGGKNVAPAPLESKISGSRYIDQVVIVGDKRKFLSALVVPNLDALEFWAKSNGLEFEDESALLESDEVYNLLHKEIKDAQGEFAHFEQVKKFALIEKSFTIEDGELTPTLKIKRRVVEEKYRDKIDAMYPGT, via the coding sequence ATGGATTACGAACTCGATTACCTGGAAACCATGCCAACGCTATTTCATGACGCTGTCAGCCGCCACGGATCGATGGATTTGTATGTGCGCAAGACAGACGACGGGTACGATTCCATCACCTATAATGAAATGCGCGATCAGGTGGAAATCATCGGAATGGGCCTGCATTCCCTGGGATACTCTGCAGGAAACAAGGTGGCGATCCTTTCCGAGAATAAGCCCGAATGGATTATGACGGACTATGCCTGCGCCCACTTTGGTATTGTCAGCGTCCCGGTGTATCCCACACTGCTCCCGGAGCAGGTGTCCTACATCCTGAATGACTCGGAGGCTTCTCTGGTATTTGTTTCCAATGAAGTCCAGGCAAAAAAGATCATCCAAATCAAAGAAAAACTGCCCTATCTCCAGAAGATGGTTATTTATGCCAACGGGCATGCGCTGGATGAAGAATGGATTATTGATTACGCCGATTTTTGTGAGCAGGGAATCAGCCTCCGGAACAAGGTCGATTTTTCACTGGAAGATGAAGGAGCCAAGCGCACCAAAGATGAACTATGGACCATAATTTACACCTCAGGCACCACCGGCACACCAAAAGGGGTCATGCTGAGTCAGTTTAATGCCGCCTCCAACGCCCAGGCCTCCCAGGCAACACTCCAGTTTGAATCCGGTCGCAAATGGCTTTCCTTTCTTCCGTACAGCCACAGCCTGGAGCGGATTGCCGCCCATTTTTCGTTTTTTATCGGCTCTACCATTTTGGTTATTGAAGGAATTGAGACCGTTCTGGAGGATTTAAAAAAGTTTAAGCCAAATTACTTCGTCTCTGTCCCCCGGCTCTATGAGAAGGTTCACAACGGCGTTCTGCAAAAAATCCACGCCGGCTCGTTCATTAAGCAGAAAATCTTCAACTGGGCGACCAATGTGGGGAGTGAAGTATCAACGGATTACCTGCAACGCGGCAAAGAACCGAGCGGATGGCTGGCAACGAAATACGGCATCGCGCAGAAACTGGTGTTTTCCAAGATTACTGAACTCTTTGGCGGTGAAGCGATTATGACTATTTCCGGCGGGGCACCTTTATCAAAGGAGATCGGGGAATTTTTTGCGGCCGCCGGATTACTCATCATCGAAGGATTCGGACTAACTGAGATGTCTCCGGTTACGAACGCCAACCGGACTGATTTTGTGAAATTCGGTACGGTCGGTCCAACGATTCCAGATGTTCAAATGCGTATTGCAGAGGACGGTGAGGTCCTGTTTAAGGGACCAAATCAAATGCTGGGATACTTCAAAAATCCGGAGGCGACCAAAGAAGTTATCGATGATGAGGGATGGCTGCATACCGGTGACATCGGCGAAATCGATGACGACGGGTATCTTGCGATTACCGATCGAAAGAAAAACCTGATCGTGACTTCCGGCGGAAAAAATGTGGCGCCGGCCCCTCTGGAGTCCAAAATCTCCGGATCCAGATATATTGATCAGGTCGTCATCGTGGGGGACAAGCGCAAATTCCTTTCGGCGCTGGTCGTCCCGAACCTGGATGCTTTAGAGTTCTGGGCAAAATCCAACGGGCTGGAGTTTGAGGATGAATCGGCACTGTTAGAGTCGGATGAGGTTTACAATCTGCTGCACAAGGAGATTAAGGATGCCCAGGGAGAATTTGCCCACTTTGAGCAGGTGAAAAAGTTCGCGCTCATCGAAAAGTCGTTCACTATCGAAGATGGCGAATTGACCCCGACACTCAAGATTAAGCGCCGAGTGGTTGAAGAAAAATATCGGGATAAAATTGACGCGATGTATCCGGGGACGTAG
- a CDS encoding TerC family protein gives MPNDTLLWIGFNIFVLIMLAIDLGVFNREAHKITVRESLIWTAVWIGLALLFNAGIWYYSGTDKALEFLSGYLIEKSLSMDNLFVFLVIFTYFKVSKEFQHKVLFWGIIGALVFRALFIFAGVALINKFHWLIYVLGIFLLYTGFKMAFQSDHDVDVEKNPMLNLVRKIFPVTGQYRGDRFFIKEQGKLFATPLFIVLVMIETTDVMFAVDSIPAILAISRDPFIVYSSNVFAILGLRALFFALAGIMELFEYLHYGLAAILGFVGMKMLLSEWVHLPVWLALTVIAIILTVTITTSVYHGKKQSPESA, from the coding sequence ATGCCTAACGATACGCTCCTCTGGATCGGCTTCAACATCTTTGTGCTCATTATGCTCGCCATCGATCTGGGTGTTTTTAACCGGGAAGCCCATAAAATAACGGTGCGGGAATCCCTGATCTGGACGGCAGTCTGGATCGGATTGGCGCTGTTGTTTAATGCCGGAATCTGGTATTACAGCGGCACGGATAAGGCTCTTGAGTTCCTCTCCGGCTATCTGATTGAAAAATCCCTGAGCATGGATAACCTGTTTGTCTTCCTGGTGATTTTCACCTATTTCAAAGTGTCTAAAGAGTTCCAACATAAAGTATTGTTCTGGGGTATTATCGGGGCCCTCGTATTTCGCGCGTTATTTATCTTCGCCGGCGTTGCACTCATCAATAAATTTCACTGGCTCATCTATGTGTTAGGAATTTTTCTGCTCTATACCGGATTTAAGATGGCATTCCAGTCCGACCATGATGTGGACGTGGAAAAAAATCCAATGCTGAACCTGGTACGCAAAATTTTTCCCGTCACCGGACAGTATCGCGGAGACCGGTTTTTTATCAAAGAACAGGGGAAGCTATTTGCCACTCCACTGTTTATTGTGCTGGTTATGATCGAAACTACTGATGTCATGTTCGCGGTAGATTCCATTCCGGCGATTCTGGCCATCAGCCGGGACCCGTTCATTGTGTACAGCTCAAATGTGTTTGCGATCCTCGGATTACGGGCGCTCTTTTTTGCCCTGGCAGGCATCATGGAACTGTTCGAATATCTCCATTACGGCCTTGCAGCAATCCTGGGATTTGTCGGGATGAAAATGCTGTTGTCGGAATGGGTGCACTTGCCGGTCTGGCTGGCGTTAACCGTGATCGCAATCATTCTAACAGTGACGATTACCACCTCAGTGTATCATGGCAAAAAGCAAAGCCCCGAATCGGCGTAG
- a CDS encoding DUF523 and DUF1722 domain-containing protein translates to MTDWKKLPFEASAEIRVGISSCLLGEEVRVNGGHAHDSFITSVLGQYFSWVPIYPEVDIGMGTQRETIRLENENDSIHLRAPKSGTDYTEKIKSYADERIVHLSEQPLHGYILKKYSPSCGMERVRVYDENDVPTRTGRGVFARALMEKFPLLPVEEEGRLRYAHFRENFVERVFAYYRLQQFLSATPQPGELVEFHTRHKLTLMAHHQDRYRELGRIAAKAGTGDFTVLLDEYSSFFMETMAIPATAKNHTNVLQHALGYFRQYLDSPDRQEMADYISDYRSGSVPLIVPITMMKHHLRKYPIKWLEKQVYFHPYPPELKLWNPI, encoded by the coding sequence ATGACTGACTGGAAAAAGTTGCCTTTTGAAGCTTCGGCCGAGATCCGGGTTGGAATAAGCAGCTGTCTGTTGGGAGAAGAAGTCCGGGTCAACGGCGGTCACGCCCACGATTCCTTTATCACATCGGTACTAGGCCAGTATTTTTCCTGGGTTCCTATTTATCCTGAGGTGGATATCGGCATGGGAACGCAGCGGGAAACCATCCGCCTGGAAAATGAAAATGACTCGATTCATCTTCGGGCACCCAAATCAGGGACAGACTATACCGAAAAAATAAAGTCCTATGCGGATGAACGCATAGTTCATCTTTCGGAGCAACCGCTGCATGGCTATATCCTGAAAAAATATTCGCCCTCCTGTGGCATGGAGCGGGTGCGGGTGTACGACGAAAATGACGTACCGACCAGAACCGGCCGCGGTGTGTTTGCCCGGGCGCTCATGGAAAAATTTCCGCTGCTCCCGGTGGAAGAAGAAGGCAGGCTGCGGTATGCTCATTTCCGGGAAAATTTTGTAGAGCGGGTCTTTGCGTACTATCGACTACAGCAGTTTTTATCCGCTACCCCGCAGCCGGGCGAACTGGTGGAATTTCATACCCGACATAAGCTGACCCTGATGGCTCATCACCAGGACCGCTACCGGGAATTGGGGCGAATTGCCGCAAAGGCAGGTACAGGCGATTTCACCGTACTTCTGGACGAATATTCCTCCTTTTTTATGGAGACGATGGCTATCCCGGCGACGGCGAAAAATCATACGAATGTGCTTCAGCACGCGCTGGGATATTTTCGTCAGTATCTGGATTCTCCAGACCGTCAGGAAATGGCGGATTATATCAGCGATTATCGCTCAGGTTCTGTGCCCCTTATTGTACCCATTACAATGATGAAACATCATTTGCGAAAGTACCCTATTAAATGGTTGGAAAAACAGGTATATTTCCATCCGTATCCCCCGGAACTGAAACTCTGGAATCCCATTTAG
- a CDS encoding nitric-oxide reductase large subunit → MNNRKLWIAFIAVMVGSFAILGYYGGEIYRKAPPVPERVVTTDGQVVMTGQEIKDGQNVWQSMGGQEVGTVWGHGSYVAPDWSADWLHREAEYILNQWAQQDFGKPFEQLDVENQAALKARLQKEVRTNSYDPETDEIVIAPIRAEAFQEISKHYSGLFTDDPSKSDLRDAYAIPANSIKHQERLKPLNSFFFWASWATVTNRPGKDITYTNNWPPDELVGNKPTSSLILWTGFSVIILLAGIGLLTYYYVSSHEEEFDPEEMPDQDPLLGLQPTPSMQATLKYFWVVTALIVVQVVLGAITAHYGVEGSGFYGFPLGDWLPYAVSRTWHIQLAIFWIATSWLATGLFIAPAVSGYEPKYQKLGVNILFGALLVIVVGSLAGQWMGIMQKLGLETNFWFGHQGYEYVDLGRFWQIFLFAGLFIWLFLMGRAIWPAFQQETSNRHLLGMFFISSVAIALFYGAGLMWGRQTNLAVAEYWRWWVVHLWVEGFFEVFATVVIAFLFVRMGLLRTKIATATVLFSTVIFLFGGIIGTFHHLYFTGTPTAVMALGASFSALEVVPLVLIGFEAYQHLEISRAKEWLRAYKWPIYSFIAVAFWNFVGAGIFGFLINPPIALYYMQGLNTTPVHGHTALFGVYGMLGIGLMLFVLKGLATHKVWKQPVIKFAFWSINIGLALMVLLSVLPVGLAQTWASVKHGLWFARSAEFLQNPTLDFIRWLRVIGDTIFAAGVLALGWFVVGLKTGWSVKDELEVYPTGTPPESEITQSK, encoded by the coding sequence ATGAATAACCGGAAATTATGGATAGCTTTCATCGCAGTGATGGTTGGTTCGTTTGCCATCCTCGGCTATTACGGCGGTGAAATTTACCGGAAGGCACCCCCGGTTCCGGAACGTGTGGTGACGACCGATGGACAGGTTGTGATGACGGGACAGGAGATCAAGGATGGCCAGAATGTATGGCAATCCATGGGAGGTCAGGAAGTGGGCACAGTGTGGGGGCACGGCTCCTACGTGGCACCGGATTGGTCTGCTGACTGGCTGCATCGTGAAGCAGAATATATCCTGAATCAATGGGCGCAACAGGACTTTGGCAAACCCTTCGAACAACTGGATGTTGAAAATCAGGCGGCGCTCAAAGCGCGATTACAGAAGGAAGTCCGTACCAATTCCTACGATCCGGAAACCGACGAAATCGTTATTGCGCCAATTCGGGCGGAGGCTTTCCAGGAGATAAGTAAACATTACAGTGGATTATTTACTGACGATCCATCGAAAAGTGATTTGCGGGATGCCTACGCAATTCCGGCAAATTCCATCAAGCATCAGGAGAGACTAAAACCGCTGAATTCCTTCTTTTTCTGGGCGTCGTGGGCAACCGTGACCAACCGACCAGGGAAAGATATTACCTATACCAATAACTGGCCACCGGATGAACTGGTCGGGAATAAGCCCACCAGCTCTCTCATTCTTTGGACCGGTTTTAGCGTGATTATCCTCCTGGCCGGTATCGGATTATTAACCTATTACTATGTCTCAAGTCACGAAGAGGAGTTCGACCCGGAGGAGATGCCGGATCAGGATCCGTTGCTGGGGTTACAGCCCACACCATCAATGCAAGCGACGCTCAAGTACTTCTGGGTGGTGACCGCCTTGATTGTAGTACAGGTGGTATTGGGGGCAATTACCGCCCATTACGGCGTGGAGGGCTCCGGGTTTTACGGTTTTCCGCTGGGGGATTGGCTCCCGTATGCGGTGAGTCGAACCTGGCACATCCAGCTGGCAATTTTTTGGATTGCGACGTCCTGGCTTGCAACCGGGTTGTTCATTGCACCGGCTGTCTCAGGCTATGAACCGAAGTACCAGAAACTCGGCGTCAATATATTGTTCGGTGCATTGCTGGTCATTGTCGTCGGCTCACTGGCCGGCCAATGGATGGGAATCATGCAGAAACTTGGCCTGGAGACGAACTTCTGGTTCGGGCATCAGGGATATGAATATGTGGATCTCGGCCGCTTCTGGCAGATCTTTCTGTTCGCCGGCCTCTTTATCTGGCTGTTTCTGATGGGCCGGGCCATTTGGCCAGCATTCCAACAGGAGACTTCCAACCGGCACCTGCTGGGCATGTTTTTTATCTCATCGGTGGCTATCGCACTGTTTTACGGCGCCGGCCTTATGTGGGGGCGCCAGACAAATCTGGCCGTCGCCGAATACTGGCGCTGGTGGGTTGTCCATCTCTGGGTGGAAGGTTTTTTTGAAGTCTTTGCTACAGTAGTCATTGCTTTCCTGTTTGTTCGGATGGGTTTACTTCGAACGAAAATTGCCACGGCGACCGTACTGTTTTCTACGGTGATTTTTCTGTTCGGCGGCATTATTGGGACGTTTCATCACCTCTACTTCACCGGGACACCAACGGCGGTAATGGCGCTGGGCGCCAGTTTTAGCGCCCTGGAAGTGGTGCCACTTGTATTAATAGGGTTTGAGGCGTATCAACACTTGGAAATCAGCCGGGCCAAAGAATGGCTCCGGGCGTACAAATGGCCAATTTATAGCTTTATCGCTGTGGCATTTTGGAACTTCGTTGGAGCAGGAATTTTTGGATTCCTGATTAATCCCCCAATTGCGTTGTACTATATGCAGGGACTGAATACCACGCCGGTGCACGGACATACCGCACTGTTCGGCGTATACGGAATGCTGGGTATCGGATTAATGCTGTTCGTCCTGAAGGGACTGGCGACGCATAAGGTCTGGAAGCAGCCTGTGATTAAATTTGCATTCTGGTCCATCAATATCGGCCTGGCCCTGATGGTGCTCCTGAGTGTATTGCCTGTAGGACTTGCACAGACCTGGGCTAGTGTAAAACACGGTCTCTGGTTTGCCCGGTCGGCCGAATTTCTGCAGAATCCTACACTGGATTTCATCCGGTGGCTCCGGGTCATCGGAGATACTATCTTCGCTGCAGGGGTACTGGCACTCGGATGGTTTGTGGTTGGCCTGAAGACCGGATGGTCCGTAAAAGACGAACTGGAGGTATATCCGACAGGAACACCACCCGAGTCCGAGATAACACAATCTAAATAA